Proteins co-encoded in one Listeria ivanovii subsp. ivanovii genomic window:
- the hemC gene encoding hydroxymethylbilane synthase codes for MKRKIIVGSRRSKLALTQSGWVIARLKANYPSIDFEIKEIVTKGDRILDVTLSKVGGKGLFVSEVEQALSDGLIDFAVHSMKDIPSSLKKGLTIGAIPKRESALDCFVFNTVATFKDLPKGAVIGTSSLRRAAQILRHRPDFVIKPIRGNIDTRLQKLHAENFDAIILAKAGLARMGWLENTTLKLEDIPPELCLPAVGQGALAIECRESDQQICDMLASIHHEETGVCVEAERVFLKKLNGGCEVPIAGFATKTDGIVHFKGLVGNSDGTTILSAEQSGENPATIGNQVAESLLSEGAASIINELRNS; via the coding sequence ATGAAACGTAAAATAATTGTTGGCTCTAGACGCAGTAAATTAGCACTAACGCAGTCGGGGTGGGTAATAGCAAGATTAAAAGCAAACTATCCATCAATTGATTTTGAAATAAAAGAAATCGTAACAAAAGGAGATCGCATCCTGGATGTCACACTTAGCAAAGTTGGCGGAAAAGGATTATTTGTATCTGAAGTTGAACAAGCTTTAAGTGATGGCTTGATTGATTTTGCTGTACACAGTATGAAGGATATCCCTTCAAGTTTGAAAAAAGGGCTTACGATTGGCGCAATACCAAAGCGTGAATCCGCACTAGATTGTTTCGTTTTTAATACAGTAGCAACTTTTAAAGATTTACCGAAAGGCGCGGTTATCGGGACAAGTAGTTTGAGACGTGCAGCACAAATACTAAGACACCGTCCAGATTTTGTTATTAAACCGATTCGTGGCAACATTGATACACGACTTCAAAAATTACACGCTGAAAATTTTGATGCCATTATCTTAGCGAAAGCAGGCTTAGCACGAATGGGCTGGTTAGAGAATACCACTTTAAAATTAGAAGACATTCCTCCTGAGCTTTGTTTACCAGCTGTCGGTCAAGGTGCGCTTGCAATTGAATGCAGAGAAAGTGACCAACAAATTTGTGATATGCTAGCATCCATTCATCACGAAGAAACAGGTGTTTGTGTGGAGGCGGAACGAGTCTTCTTGAAAAAATTAAATGGTGGTTGTGAAGTTCCAATAGCCGGTTTTGCAACAAAAACAGATGGCATAGTCCACTTTAAAGGGTTAGTTGGAAATTCGGATGGCACTACAATTCTGTCGGCTGAGCAATCAGGAGAAAATCCGGCGACAATTGGCAATCAAGTGGCAGAATCGCTACTTAGTGAAGGTGCCGCTTCGATTATCAATGAGTTGAGAAATTCATGA
- the hemA gene encoding glutamyl-tRNA reductase — protein sequence MFILTMGLNHHTAPIDIREKLVFKETEEEMALVTLLQEKSILENVIISTCNRTEIVAVVDQLHTGRYYLKRFMANWFQMEMKKIEPYLFFHEESLAVNHLYKVTAGLDSLVLGETQILGQVKHAFEIAKQTGTTGTLLNKLFREVVTFAKKVHHYTKINENAVSVSYAAVEVAKKLYGTLENKKIVLVGAGEMSELALQNLAGSGIHDITVINRTKIKGEALASRFQAKVGTYEEMNAHLLLADIVLVSTSASEPIIKHADMHLLMEQKASSLLVIDIGLPRNVEHDCSYIPNFHLYDIDDLAGVVTANSMERKRIVSDLEETIEAEVQTFFEWEKQLGVVPVIRELREKALDMQEVTMSSLENKLPGLTEREYIQIGKHMKSIINQMLKQPISELKEMSIEADADLSITHFKRIFGLEGVPAPEKEQAETRSNT from the coding sequence ATGTTTATTCTCACCATGGGGCTGAATCACCACACAGCACCAATCGACATCCGCGAAAAATTAGTTTTTAAAGAAACAGAAGAAGAAATGGCGCTAGTAACATTATTACAGGAAAAAAGCATCCTCGAAAATGTTATTATTTCGACATGCAATCGAACAGAAATTGTCGCAGTTGTAGATCAATTACATACCGGCAGATACTATTTAAAACGCTTTATGGCAAACTGGTTTCAAATGGAGATGAAAAAAATCGAACCATATTTATTTTTCCATGAAGAATCTCTTGCTGTAAATCACTTATATAAAGTAACAGCGGGGCTTGATTCATTGGTTTTAGGAGAAACACAAATTCTCGGTCAAGTAAAACATGCTTTTGAAATCGCTAAGCAAACTGGGACTACCGGAACACTTTTAAATAAACTTTTCCGTGAAGTAGTTACTTTTGCTAAAAAAGTACATCATTATACAAAAATTAATGAAAATGCTGTTTCTGTTAGCTATGCGGCTGTCGAAGTTGCTAAAAAATTATATGGTACTTTAGAGAATAAAAAGATCGTTCTCGTGGGCGCTGGCGAAATGAGCGAATTAGCGCTACAGAACCTTGCCGGAAGTGGTATTCATGATATCACTGTCATCAACCGAACAAAAATAAAAGGAGAAGCACTTGCAAGTCGTTTTCAAGCAAAAGTAGGTACATATGAAGAAATGAATGCCCACTTACTGTTAGCGGATATTGTTCTCGTCTCAACTAGTGCTTCGGAACCAATTATCAAACATGCTGATATGCATCTTTTAATGGAACAAAAAGCAAGTTCTTTGCTTGTTATTGACATTGGCTTACCACGAAATGTTGAACATGATTGTTCATATATTCCCAATTTCCATCTATATGACATTGATGACTTAGCAGGAGTGGTTACTGCTAATTCTATGGAACGTAAGCGAATTGTCTCCGATTTAGAAGAAACAATTGAGGCAGAAGTTCAAACCTTTTTTGAGTGGGAGAAACAGCTTGGAGTCGTCCCAGTTATTCGCGAGCTCAGAGAAAAAGCTTTAGACATGCAAGAAGTAACCATGTCAAGTCTAGAGAATAAGTTACCTGGTTTAACAGAGCGTGAATATATTCAAATTGGTAAACACATGAAAAGCATCATTAATCAAATGTTGAAACAACCAATATCAGAGTTAAAAGAAATGTCTATAGAAGCCGATGCGGATTTAAGCATTACACATTTCAAACGAATCTTTGGTTTAGAAGGCGTACCAGCACCAGAAAAAGAACAAGCTGAAACGAGGAGTAATACATGA
- the yihA gene encoding ribosome biogenesis GTP-binding protein YihA/YsxC, with product MDVNNVELIISAVRPEQYPETDIPEYALAGRSNVGKSSFINTMIRRKSMARISQKPGKTQTLNFYKIEEALFFVDVPGYGFAKVSKTEREKWGVMIETYITSREQLRGVIQIVDLRHKPTEDDRMMYEFLKYYEIPVIVVATKADKIPRSKWHKNAKIVRETLDFDPDDKFVLFSSETKMGKDEAWQYIKEGME from the coding sequence ATGGATGTAAATAATGTAGAACTAATCATAAGCGCCGTTCGACCAGAACAATACCCAGAAACGGACATTCCAGAATATGCGCTTGCCGGCAGATCGAATGTTGGAAAATCATCATTTATTAATACGATGATTCGCCGCAAAAGTATGGCAAGAATTTCACAAAAACCAGGCAAAACACAAACACTAAATTTTTATAAAATTGAAGAAGCGCTTTTCTTTGTAGATGTACCAGGTTACGGTTTCGCAAAAGTTTCTAAAACAGAGCGAGAAAAATGGGGCGTCATGATTGAAACGTATATCACTTCCCGAGAACAGCTTCGTGGCGTCATTCAAATTGTTGACCTGCGACATAAACCAACCGAAGATGATCGAATGATGTATGAATTTCTAAAGTATTATGAAATCCCAGTGATTGTCGTAGCTACCAAAGCAGACAAAATCCCACGGAGTAAATGGCACAAAAATGCCAAAATTGTTCGTGAAACACTTGATTTTGATCCGGATGACAAATTTGTGTTATTTTCCTCAGAAACAAAAATGGGAAAAGACGAAGCGTGGCAATATATCAAAGAAGGAATGGAATAA
- the thrS gene encoding threonine--tRNA ligase, which translates to MKITFPDGAVKEFEPGVSTADIAFSISPGLKKKALAGKLNGELLDLVTPIHEDGAIEIVTPDHEDALGILRHSTAHLMAQALKRLYPDVKFGVGPAIDSGFYYDIDTEAVISDESLVEIEKEMQKIVRENVPIEREVVSREEAIKRFKAIGDEYKLELIEAIPADETVTIYTQGEFFDLCRGVHVPSTGKIQVFKLLSVAGAYWRGDSNNKMLQRIYGTAFFDKNGLKEFIQMQKEAKERDHRKLGKELELFTNSIEVGQGLPLWLPKGATIRRVIERYIVDKEERLGYNHVYTPIMANVELYKTSGHWDHYHEDMFPTMKMDNEELVLRPMNCPHHMMIYKNDIHSYRELPIRIAELGMMHRYEMSGALSGLQRVRGMTLNDAHVFVRPDQIKDEFKRVVELILEVYKDFDITDYSFRLSYRDPKNTEKYFDDDAMWEKAQTMLKSAMDEMGMDYFEADGEAAFYGPKLDVQVKTAIGKEETLSTVQLDFLLPERFDLTYIGEDGEKHRPVVIHRGVVSTMERFVAYLIEEYKGAFPTWLAPIQLELIPVNADAHLAYAKGVQDKLQRAGLRAEVDDRNEKLGYKIREAQTKKIPYALVLGDQEMESDTVNVRRYGSKDSETMDLDEFIAQVVAEVSKY; encoded by the coding sequence ATGAAAATCACATTTCCAGACGGCGCAGTAAAAGAATTTGAGCCTGGCGTTTCAACAGCAGATATCGCTTTTTCCATTAGCCCAGGGTTAAAAAAGAAAGCACTAGCAGGTAAACTTAACGGGGAATTACTTGATTTAGTAACGCCGATTCATGAAGACGGAGCCATCGAAATCGTAACGCCTGATCATGAGGATGCACTCGGTATCTTGCGCCACAGTACAGCTCATTTAATGGCACAAGCACTTAAACGCCTTTATCCAGATGTGAAATTTGGTGTTGGCCCAGCGATTGATTCTGGTTTTTATTATGATATTGATACAGAAGCAGTGATCAGTGATGAATCTTTAGTAGAAATTGAAAAAGAGATGCAAAAAATCGTTCGTGAAAATGTGCCAATTGAACGTGAAGTTGTTTCTCGTGAAGAAGCAATTAAACGTTTTAAAGCAATTGGTGATGAATACAAATTAGAACTAATCGAAGCTATTCCAGCCGATGAAACAGTGACAATTTATACACAAGGTGAATTTTTTGACCTTTGTCGTGGTGTGCATGTTCCTTCTACTGGTAAAATCCAAGTATTCAAATTATTAAGCGTGGCCGGTGCATATTGGCGTGGGGATAGCAATAACAAAATGCTTCAACGTATTTATGGTACAGCGTTCTTTGACAAAAACGGCTTAAAAGAATTTATTCAAATGCAAAAAGAAGCAAAAGAACGTGATCATCGTAAACTTGGTAAAGAGTTAGAACTATTTACTAATAGTATTGAAGTTGGTCAAGGCTTACCACTTTGGTTACCAAAAGGTGCTACTATTCGTCGCGTTATCGAACGTTATATTGTGGATAAAGAAGAACGTCTTGGTTATAACCATGTTTACACTCCGATTATGGCGAATGTCGAGCTGTATAAGACTAGTGGACACTGGGATCATTACCATGAAGACATGTTCCCAACAATGAAAATGGACAATGAAGAACTTGTTTTACGCCCAATGAACTGTCCGCACCATATGATGATTTATAAAAATGATATCCATAGTTACCGCGAGTTACCAATCCGTATCGCTGAACTTGGAATGATGCATCGTTATGAAATGAGTGGGGCGCTTTCAGGACTCCAACGTGTTCGAGGTATGACATTAAATGATGCGCACGTGTTTGTTCGTCCGGATCAAATTAAAGATGAATTTAAACGTGTTGTAGAGCTCATTCTGGAAGTGTATAAAGACTTTGACATTACAGATTACTCCTTCCGTTTAAGCTATCGCGATCCTAAAAATACAGAAAAATATTTCGATGATGACGCCATGTGGGAAAAAGCGCAAACAATGCTTAAATCAGCTATGGACGAAATGGGCATGGATTATTTTGAAGCAGACGGAGAAGCGGCTTTTTATGGTCCTAAACTGGATGTTCAAGTAAAAACAGCTATAGGAAAAGAAGAAACCCTTTCAACAGTTCAACTAGATTTCTTACTTCCAGAACGCTTTGACTTAACTTACATTGGCGAAGATGGTGAAAAACATCGTCCAGTCGTTATTCATCGTGGAGTAGTTTCAACGATGGAACGATTTGTTGCTTATTTAATTGAAGAATACAAAGGGGCTTTTCCAACATGGCTTGCTCCTATACAACTGGAACTGATTCCAGTAAACGCAGATGCTCATTTAGCTTATGCAAAAGGCGTACAAGATAAATTACAACGTGCAGGACTTCGCGCTGAAGTAGATGATCGTAATGAAAAATTAGGCTACAAAATCCGCGAAGCACAAACAAAGAAAATTCCTTATGCATTAGTGCTAGGTGATCAAGAAATGGAATCTGATACTGTAAATGTTCGTCGCTACGGTTCCAAGGATTCTGAAACAATGGATTTAGATGAATTCATTGCACAAGTAGTAGCAGAAGTAAGTAAATATTAA
- the dnaI gene encoding primosomal protein DnaI, with protein MDNIERTLGQLFEGRDFEKEYQGLKEQVLHYQPIQEFFREHKEEINEQLINQNLSNLYEFMTQHKKYMEQEVTLMPGYAPKLVLNGEFITVTYYPTKEKIEEDKRRAVEKRIRSLYMPKQVVDASLSDFYTDEESRQLALVEAYQFLNDYPAKNGERVKALYIHGSFGTGKSYLLGAIAKELALKGISTTLVYLPEFMREVKQSISDNTVGEKIQFAKETEVLMLDDIGAESMTAWTRDEVLGAILQFRMQEELPTFFSSNYNMDQLENHLMFAQNGTEEKLKARRIMERVRYLSKEVQLEGKNRRF; from the coding sequence ATGGATAACATCGAAAGAACATTAGGACAGCTTTTTGAAGGGCGCGATTTTGAAAAAGAATATCAAGGATTAAAGGAGCAAGTACTTCATTATCAGCCGATTCAAGAATTTTTCAGAGAGCATAAAGAAGAAATCAACGAACAATTAATAAATCAAAATTTATCTAATTTATATGAATTTATGACGCAGCATAAAAAGTATATGGAGCAAGAAGTTACTTTAATGCCAGGTTATGCACCAAAACTTGTCCTTAACGGAGAGTTCATTACTGTCACCTATTATCCAACAAAAGAAAAAATAGAAGAAGATAAACGTCGTGCTGTGGAGAAGCGAATTCGTTCTCTTTATATGCCAAAGCAAGTTGTAGATGCAAGTTTAAGCGATTTTTATACGGATGAAGAATCGCGACAATTAGCGCTTGTCGAAGCATATCAATTTCTAAATGATTATCCTGCTAAAAACGGGGAGCGTGTGAAGGCTCTCTATATTCATGGTAGCTTTGGAACAGGGAAATCATACTTGCTTGGGGCGATTGCGAAAGAACTTGCTTTAAAAGGTATTTCAACAACATTGGTTTATTTACCAGAATTCATGCGTGAAGTGAAACAATCTATTTCTGACAATACAGTGGGCGAAAAAATCCAGTTTGCGAAAGAAACAGAAGTACTTATGCTAGATGATATTGGGGCAGAGTCAATGACGGCATGGACTCGTGATGAAGTTCTTGGGGCGATTTTACAGTTCCGAATGCAAGAAGAATTACCAACTTTCTTCTCGTCTAATTACAATATGGATCAACTAGAAAATCATTTAATGTTTGCTCAAAACGGAACGGAAGAAAAACTAAAAGCGCGCCGAATCATGGAACGTGTACGCTATTTGTCCAAAGAAGTACAATTAGAAGGCAAAAATCGTCGTTTCTAA
- a CDS encoding replication initiation and membrane attachment family protein, whose protein sequence is MTEFWMELQAVDSYQVKASGILTGADRKIMTMLYQPLMGAECLALYQTLFTEVEENRLWSEAHSHVQLLNMLDISLKALFEARLKLEGLGLLKSYVKTENDMRFYIYEILPPLSPEKFFSDGLLNIYLYSKIGNAQFQRLRRFFSDDAIETTTYSEITRSFQDVFEPFKGGSVPAIDETKQTLVDKITPKEIEFDDASFDFNLFMSLLSPSMISREKITKEVRQTILKLHGIYQVSEKDMPSYLYRALDASGDIDIVFLRKIVREGYTIENGAPPKLQMKQEQVTTEDTGKVLNDEEALQVYLESVTPFQLLVDISDGAVPAETDLRVVEEVMNQQNLPVPVMNVLIEYVMLRLDRKLAKNYMMTIAAHWKRKNIKTAKEAMDLAWQEHEKYKRLQEEPATPKNTNYNRNYQKAARKEILPDWFDKESVPPADNKMTDKEKQTLEEQVREIKERLNKR, encoded by the coding sequence TTGACGGAATTCTGGATGGAACTTCAAGCGGTAGACAGTTATCAAGTAAAGGCAAGTGGCATCTTGACTGGCGCTGACAGAAAAATAATGACGATGTTATATCAACCGCTTATGGGGGCGGAATGTCTTGCTTTATACCAAACACTTTTTACCGAAGTAGAGGAAAACAGACTTTGGTCAGAAGCGCATTCCCACGTCCAACTTTTAAATATGCTTGATATTAGTTTAAAAGCGTTATTTGAAGCGAGACTAAAACTTGAAGGCTTAGGTCTTTTAAAAAGTTATGTAAAAACCGAAAATGACATGCGTTTTTATATTTATGAGATTTTACCACCCTTATCTCCAGAAAAATTCTTTTCAGATGGGTTACTAAATATTTATTTATATAGCAAAATTGGCAATGCTCAGTTTCAACGTTTACGCCGCTTCTTTTCTGACGATGCCATTGAAACAACTACATATAGTGAAATTACCAGATCATTTCAAGATGTTTTCGAACCGTTCAAGGGTGGAAGTGTACCAGCCATTGACGAAACTAAGCAAACTTTAGTGGATAAAATCACACCAAAAGAAATCGAATTTGACGACGCCAGTTTTGATTTTAACTTGTTTATGAGTCTATTATCACCAAGCATGATTTCGCGCGAAAAAATAACAAAAGAAGTACGTCAAACCATTTTGAAATTACATGGTATCTATCAAGTATCTGAAAAAGATATGCCGAGTTATTTATATCGTGCACTGGATGCAAGTGGTGACATCGATATTGTTTTCTTGCGTAAAATTGTTCGCGAAGGTTATACGATTGAAAATGGAGCACCACCAAAACTGCAAATGAAACAAGAACAAGTCACGACAGAAGATACAGGCAAGGTTTTAAACGACGAAGAGGCTCTACAAGTATACTTAGAAAGCGTCACACCGTTCCAATTACTTGTTGATATCTCTGACGGAGCAGTGCCAGCTGAAACGGATTTACGTGTCGTCGAAGAAGTAATGAACCAACAAAATTTACCTGTTCCAGTCATGAATGTCTTAATCGAATATGTTATGCTTCGACTTGACCGGAAGTTGGCCAAAAACTACATGATGACTATTGCAGCGCACTGGAAACGCAAAAATATCAAAACCGCCAAAGAAGCAATGGATTTAGCATGGCAAGAACATGAAAAATACAAACGCCTCCAAGAAGAACCAGCCACACCTAAAAACACCAATTACAATCGAAATTACCAAAAAGCAGCTAGAAAAGAAATTTTACCGGATTGGTTTGATAAAGAATCTGTTCCTCCAGCTGATAATAAAATGACAGATAAAGAAAAACAAACGTTAGAAGAACAAGTTCGTGAAATTAAAGAACGACTAAATAAGAGGTAG
- the nrdR gene encoding transcriptional regulator NrdR, with translation MRCPTCKYNGTRVVDSRPADDGNSIRRRRECEKCGFRFTTFEKVEESPLIVVKKDGAREEFAREKVRRGLIRACEKRPVSAEQIEEIVNEVERELRNIGDSEIASDLIGEKVMNKLANLDEVAYVRFASVYRQFKDISVFVEELKDLMEKNKDR, from the coding sequence GTGAGATGTCCTACTTGTAAATATAATGGTACACGTGTTGTAGACTCAAGACCGGCAGATGATGGCAATTCTATCAGACGTCGACGTGAATGTGAAAAATGCGGATTTCGTTTTACTACGTTTGAAAAGGTAGAGGAAAGTCCTTTAATAGTTGTAAAGAAAGATGGAGCAAGGGAAGAATTTGCTCGGGAAAAAGTTCGTCGCGGTTTGATTAGAGCATGCGAAAAACGACCAGTGAGCGCTGAACAAATTGAAGAAATTGTCAATGAAGTGGAGCGTGAACTCAGAAACATTGGTGATAGTGAAATTGCATCAGATTTAATCGGTGAAAAAGTGATGAATAAGCTGGCTAATTTAGATGAGGTTGCTTATGTGCGATTCGCTTCGGTTTATCGTCAGTTTAAAGATATTAGTGTTTTTGTAGAGGAATTAAAAGATTTAATGGAAAAAAATAAAGATAGGTGA
- the coaE gene encoding dephospho-CoA kinase (Dephospho-CoA kinase (CoaE) performs the final step in coenzyme A biosynthesis.): MGKTIGLTGSVATGKSTVSKMIQKAGIPLVDADIAARKVVEPGTEGLAEIVAYFGQEILLADGSLNRPKLADIIFKNAEKRQKLNEITHPRVKDYMLAERKRYFAAGEKVVFFDIPLLFESHLESLVDQIVVVWVTPETELKRLIERNNLTKEAALDRINSQVGIDEKAEKADFVINNNETLEKTEKQVAAFIDGFVKNE, translated from the coding sequence ATGGGGAAAACAATTGGTTTAACGGGTAGTGTAGCGACGGGAAAGTCCACTGTTAGCAAAATGATTCAAAAAGCTGGAATTCCACTTGTTGATGCCGATATAGCAGCTAGAAAAGTTGTTGAGCCGGGTACAGAAGGTTTGGCAGAAATAGTCGCTTACTTCGGTCAAGAAATTTTACTTGCAGATGGCTCGTTAAATCGGCCAAAGTTAGCAGATATTATTTTTAAAAATGCAGAAAAACGCCAAAAATTAAACGAAATTACCCATCCTCGCGTGAAAGATTATATGTTAGCCGAACGAAAACGCTATTTTGCTGCGGGAGAAAAAGTAGTTTTCTTTGATATTCCGCTTTTATTCGAAAGTCATTTAGAATCACTCGTTGACCAAATAGTTGTTGTTTGGGTGACGCCAGAAACAGAATTAAAACGCTTAATAGAGCGCAATAATTTGACGAAAGAAGCTGCTCTAGACCGAATCAATAGCCAAGTGGGAATTGATGAAAAGGCTGAAAAAGCAGACTTTGTGATTAATAATAATGAGACACTTGAAAAGACAGAAAAACAAGTGGCGGCATTTATTGACGGTTTTGTTAAGAACGAATAG
- the mutM gene encoding DNA-formamidopyrimidine glycosylase — MPEMPEVENVRATLQNLVPGKKIDQVIVRVPKMIKNTPPDEFVHMLVGQQIEGVRRRGKFLLFDLTNCTILSHLRMEGKFRLMNETDEVSKHTHIIFHFEDHTELRFLDVRKFGTMEVTNKFGEVDTNSIKKLGPEPLTPTFTLEAFATGVKKTSRAIKTALLDQKLVAGIGNIYADEICFEAKVRPERAANSLSNKEIKLVFEATKSIMTEAVALGGSTVRTYVNSQGELGRYQEKLKVYGRTGEPCVICGTPIEKIKLNGRGTHFCPNCQK; from the coding sequence ATGCCAGAAATGCCGGAAGTTGAAAATGTCCGCGCAACCTTACAAAATTTAGTCCCAGGTAAAAAAATTGATCAAGTGATTGTTCGCGTTCCTAAAATGATTAAAAATACTCCGCCAGATGAATTTGTTCATATGCTAGTCGGTCAACAAATTGAAGGAGTGCGCCGCCGAGGCAAATTTTTATTATTTGATTTAACAAATTGCACCATTTTGTCTCATTTACGTATGGAAGGTAAGTTCAGGCTAATGAACGAAACAGACGAAGTGAGTAAACATACCCATATTATTTTTCATTTTGAAGATCACACCGAACTGCGCTTTTTAGATGTACGGAAATTCGGAACGATGGAAGTGACAAATAAATTCGGGGAAGTTGATACAAACTCGATAAAAAAACTCGGACCAGAGCCATTGACTCCTACATTTACGCTAGAGGCTTTCGCAACTGGCGTGAAAAAAACAAGCCGCGCGATAAAAACGGCTTTACTTGATCAAAAATTAGTTGCTGGAATTGGAAATATTTATGCGGATGAGATTTGTTTTGAAGCGAAAGTACGTCCAGAAAGAGCAGCAAATTCGCTTTCTAATAAAGAAATTAAACTTGTATTTGAAGCAACAAAAAGTATTATGACAGAAGCTGTTGCGCTTGGTGGTTCCACTGTACGAACTTATGTGAATTCACAAGGCGAATTAGGGCGCTACCAAGAAAAGTTAAAAGTTTATGGAAGAACAGGCGAACCATGTGTGATTTGCGGGACACCAATAGAAAAAATCAAGCTTAATGGCCGAGGAACGCATTTTTGTCCTAATTGTCAAAAATAG